The genome window GCCAGAgacactgtgacactggcaGGAGTGTCTCTGGCAGACCAGCAGGGCGGGGGGCCCTGCACTGCACTGAGAAGGGTGAGCAGTGCCAAGAACTCCGACTTAACTTCCTTCAGCTGTGTCTCCTGCAATGATACCACACCTGGATAGCAGAAAAACCAGGAACATTTAGAGGCCCAAGATGTGTGTTCCTCACCAAACTCTAAGAATAGTTATACCCATGGACATCAGTGATGTGACAGATCAGAAAGTGGGATGAGAGGCTTTTTAACAGCACTGATTGCTGCTACCTTAAGATCAAACTCCAGGCTGCCAGGACATGAAGTTTATCTCCAGTTTGCCATGAAATGGAAGatgctgttttctctttgtgctGCACTTGTAGATTATTGAAAGGGTATCCCACAGGGTCTTCAAGAACAAAATCTGGTCCTTCCTTTCATGTTGGGTTTCAGCTCCTCAGTTTTGAgaaatctgcattaaaaaatatcttttttcccccaaagtcAAAGGGCAAAAGATGGAGTATGTCATCATCAAAGCTGGATAGCAATGGATTAGAAATCCAGCACCGACCAGTAGTCCTGTGAGCTGCAGATCTGATGGGGCTTGGTTCCCCTTGGGCAAATCTTGTTTGGATTCTCCTAGGTCTACATAGCTGGAAACCCtgactgcagcttttcctgtggGGTAGGGATTCGTGACATCTTTCATCTCTGCAGCTTTCTTGGTGTTCAATAAGGGCTTAATTCAAACGTCAGTGGGTCTCCTTTTACTCAGCAGCTTGTTCTTATGAAACATACAGgaatttttcagcctttttttgcTCTATCAGATGTGGTTAAAACTGGCTACTGTTTGTTCTTGTTCCCTCTCTCTTGCACAACATGCAAGTATGTACATGCACATCTGTCTGCACACATGCGCACacacagaaatttattttacatcTGAAGAGATAATGATCTCAACcccattttaatttctgcaggaatccaggctgggaaaaaaagtattgCAATGCTACTTctttgggagaggaaaaggagaatgaactaattttttttttctatgcacTACACAGATTATTCAATTACCACTTTGCTTAAACATAGTATGTGTTGCTGAGAATCTGGCACTACTATtcaaaagtaaaagaagaagTGGGCTCTGTGTCCTGGAACTGCAGTGTCGTGCTTCTGCACGGCACGCACGCTTTGCCTCCAGTGCAGAGTGATCCTGCTGAGACTGGAGGAATGCATGGGGAACGGAGGCTTGCCACAACATCCTGTCTCCATTATGTCTTTTGGACCTCTGccacagaaaagaaggaattttatCCTTCATTTGTAAGTAATTAAGATGATAGCAGAGTTTGAATTTTCCAACTTTGTGAAAACAAACTAATAGCAATGATCCACTTCAATAACTCAGATACTAATTGACACAAGAGAGAGAaacaatacattaaaaaataattaacttttgttaattaatttttaggAATAGGAAGGACACCTGCAGCATGTGCAGATGTTTGCAAGTGTCATTAGACTGGGAAGGTTGTGCAGTAGTTTGGAAATAGAAACAGGTAAAAAGGACTAGGAATGATCTGCAGCACCATTTGAGAAGTAAAGTATGTGATTGCTAGAGAACTGCAATAAAGGTGATGAAGATGTGCATTTTTTAAGGATGTTTATAGAAGCCAGAGGTTAATTAGCAGTTAAAAAGCATCCACTGGCGTTTTATGTGAGCACCATGAGTGTGTTAATTATCATTTTCAGCCTCAAATATGCCTCTTTCAGACTTAAGCTGAAACAGATTGATGATTCTTTTACTGAGGCGTTTCTTAGATAAATTTTAATTAGTacctttcccccctccccccaaacaGTTTTCTCCTATGACCAGAAGTGGAATTTCATCTCACTCAGCTTTCTCTTCCTTGGTGTTTGTGATGCAGTTCCAGTGCTATCCGTGGCAAAGCAGGAAGGTAAGAGATAAGGGGAATGTATGTACAATGTACAATGTAAGAGTAAGGGGACTGTTACCAAGTCTTGTCCAAATTATAGATTCCGACTTTGCAGAAATGTAGACACAGGAAAACGTGACACAAACCCGGGAACTTTCCACCTCCTTTTTCAAAGTTAGGCACAAATGTAATTTGTTCTGTTCATCCTAATGCTTTTGTCTACTCTCATAAAATGATGCTTCTAGGAAGGACCACAGAAGTTTTATATGCCCCTGTGAACATGCCTGAACTCTCCAAAAACTGGGGTTCCTCATAGGGACAGTGGACCAGGCACCTTGGGGGCATTTAAGCCCCCAGACTGAGATGACAGGGGCTGTGTGTAATCCCCTAGCaccaattaaaagaaaatggtgAGAACTTCTCTGAGGTCTGGttgctctttgcatcagacaCCTCCCAGGGAAGGCTCTCATGTCAAAGTTTCCTGTCTAGCCCTTTTCTGTAGGTTGCTAACCACAACTTCTTTTTCAAAGATCCcatcagggatttttttttccctaagaaacaaaaaaactcctTCATCTGAAGATATGTAAGAATTCAGAACCTACACAGAGGTTTCCAAATGACCTTACAGGGACATTACACTGTTCAGATCACACTGTGGCCTTCTGGCTGCTGGAACCGAGACCTGCAGAGAAAGCATGGGATGTGGTTTGGACTACAGACCCAGACTTCCTTCTCCTACAGGGAGCCACGGAGTCTTGCTTGtgttttgggaatgggaattcagACTGAGCTTCATAGAGGTAAGCCACTTCATCCCTCCAGAGGTACCTCCCTTCAGAAGCTGTAACTCCTGCCattctgttttcaaattttcagCAAACATATGTGCACACATATGATTTGCTAGTCTCTTTCATTTCACTGGCCTCCTTTTCTATCAgtactattaaaaataaaccaccaAATTGTGAGAAAAAATTACACTAGACAAGAAATACACaagattttttcccattcaggtgactttatattttatttatatatctatttaATTACTTCCATTCCAGTTTTGTGATGGAGAGTGGAGGAAAATCTTTAGATGCTCTATTACTGATTCTGCAAGTCACAGTTATGTGGCCTCTTCATCTGAACAATTTTTCTAACCTTACCTAATGGATCtacaatttttcccccaattgTTTATATGATTAAATTTTGTCTGTTATGATGACCTTGAAGGGCACCAATTAAGGATAAACAAACAGGATAATGATGGGGCCCAAAGACAGTAACTTCTAGGAAGTTTGAAAAAAGATGTCTATTTCTCATTTAAGACGGGTGAAATGAAGAATGATTAACTTGCTAAATAGCAAATTTTCAGCTATGTACTGATCTGCTTTTTCCTGTTGGCTCTTCCCAAATGGGAGGGATATTAGATGTCTTTGTCTCATCTTCAGTAGAAAGAAATTttgttaatgaaaaatattcttactTAGATGAACTGTGCTGCCAGCTGAATAAAAACCACACATATTTTACAAGATTTAACTAATAtactctttatttatttctttacacAACTAAAACCGAGATAATgaaattaaggggaaaaaaaccccaaaaccttcgGCAATTACACTGAATTTTGTTCCCTATTATAATGACATACTTTAACACAAGGAAGTTTTCTCTAACATTATTAAGAACAGAACCTGTTTATGGGTCAAATACCAGACGTCTCTAATGAACTTGAAAATTTGCAAAATATACAAAAATGTATCACCTGGGGAAAGTTACAGCTGTAACaaacaaggaagaatttctgaTTAAAAAGGAACATGACTTATTTTGTCCCAATTGCtcaaaaaaattcataaatacAGTGAGTAGGTTGAAAGCAATGTTCCAGAGGTCTGCCGTCACATACTGGTGCATGTAGAGCTTGGACAGACTTTCTGTTGGCCTCATTCCTTGAAGATCAGTCATCTGTGTTGGTGAAGAGCCACAGCCTTTAGATTTGTGCCTAACTGGGTTGTTAGGCTACTTATTCACAGGTTCTTCCTCTTACCAGGCCTTGTGTTTCAGACCTCCAGTGAAGCATTCGAAGAGCCTGGAGCGGGCATgttcctgctgtggctgcccaggaGTTTGCTGGGCCTGCCTCTACCCCATCCACAGCTGCCACCAGATGCCAGCAGACCAGTGGAACCCAATGTCTCTCCTGCTAACAGCTGGATCCAGGTACCACACGTTTCCCTTTGACCTTTCTTTAATGAAGTTCTTTCAAGCAGAGACCAGTACTCTTAGAATTGCTTCcccattaaaaacagaaaaatgctcTCCTAAAATCCAATTTCGCTAAGTTTTATTTGTCCTTCATATGGTTACACTCGGATACCATCACACTTGTGCAGCAGACTAAACCAGTGCCTTGATATTTCACATGCTCTCAGGTAACATTTGTGTTCCTCTAAAGGCTTGAAATCCTGGGCTACTGACAAGACACTTTACACAAAACACAGCCAAAGCAAGTTCCCGTGTTGTTCAG of Zonotrichia leucophrys gambelii isolate GWCS_2022_RI chromosome 7, RI_Zleu_2.0, whole genome shotgun sequence contains these proteins:
- the LOC135450076 gene encoding uncharacterized protein LOC135450076, which codes for MPGHPWEPGPISDANQATGACWRQKLGWWSLGAVSAAGLLPPGTPTSAVWHHFANCEVFSYDQKWNFISLSFLFLGVCDAVPVLSVAKQEGSHGVLLVFWEWEFRLSFIEALCFRPPVKHSKSLERACSCCGCPGVCWACLYPIHSCHQMPADQWNPMSLLLTAGSRSHMDVVHLVGKLKEEKTTAL